The Croceicoccus marinus genome contains a region encoding:
- a CDS encoding ferritin-like domain-containing protein produces MRSVAQAIRDALLTGEPSAKAMAAREVARDWRLGRLAARFDIAMPDEPARPERPELLPPNRMPKRGRGGSDRARIALWHSLAHIEFVAIDLALDMAGRFGGQMDPGFVGDFLSVAADEAMHFALLDRKLKTLGSAYGELPAHGGLWESASETKHDVAARLAIVPMVLEARGLDITPAMRDRVHAQGDENGARILSRILDDEIRHVRFGTSHFVQLCRDRDEDPVEKWQFLVKSCFQGTIKPPFNDSARESAGLSRGFRAGIV; encoded by the coding sequence ATGCGCAGCGTGGCGCAGGCCATCCGCGATGCGCTGCTGACGGGCGAGCCGAGCGCCAAGGCGATGGCCGCGCGCGAAGTTGCACGCGACTGGCGACTGGGACGTCTGGCGGCGCGTTTCGACATCGCCATGCCCGACGAGCCTGCGCGCCCCGAACGGCCCGAACTGCTGCCGCCGAACCGGATGCCCAAGCGCGGGCGCGGCGGATCGGACAGGGCGCGCATCGCGCTGTGGCATTCGCTGGCGCATATCGAATTCGTCGCCATCGACCTCGCGCTCGACATGGCGGGGCGGTTCGGTGGGCAGATGGACCCCGGCTTTGTCGGTGATTTCCTGTCGGTCGCCGCGGACGAGGCGATGCATTTCGCCTTGCTCGACCGCAAGCTGAAGACGCTGGGCAGCGCGTATGGCGAATTGCCCGCGCATGGCGGGCTGTGGGAGTCGGCAAGCGAGACGAAGCACGATGTGGCGGCGCGGCTGGCGATCGTGCCGATGGTGCTGGAAGCGCGGGGGCTGGATATCACGCCCGCGATGCGGGACCGGGTGCACGCGCAAGGTGACGAGAACGGGGCACGAATCCTGTCGCGAATCCTTGACGACGAGATTCGCCACGTGCGTTTCGGAACCAGCCATTTCGTTCAACTGTGCCGTGACAGAGACGAAGACCCTGTCGAAAAATGGCAATTTCTTGTGAAAAGCTGCTTCCAGGGAACGATTAAGCCACCGTTCAACGACTCAGCGCGGGAGTCTGCCGGTCTATCGCGCGGGTTCCGCGCTGGTATTGTCTGA
- a CDS encoding peroxiredoxin encodes MTATSTDRPGEGDAFPAHSLETPDGGSVSIADFAGRPAVLFFYPKDNTPGCTSEAKDFSALKPDFDKAGIALLGVSKDPPKSHLKFIEKQALTIPLASDTAPDSGTDGLAEALGIWTEKSMYGRTYMGMERTTFLVNADGTIAQVWRKVKVKGHAEAVLEAAKALG; translated from the coding sequence ATGACCGCCACCAGCACCGACCGGCCCGGCGAGGGCGATGCCTTTCCCGCGCATTCGCTGGAAACACCCGATGGCGGCAGCGTGTCGATCGCCGATTTCGCGGGCAGGCCCGCCGTGCTGTTCTTCTATCCCAAGGACAACACCCCCGGCTGCACCAGCGAGGCGAAGGATTTCTCGGCGCTGAAGCCCGATTTCGACAAGGCCGGCATCGCGCTGCTGGGCGTCAGCAAGGATCCGCCCAAAAGCCATCTGAAATTCATCGAGAAGCAGGCGCTGACGATACCGCTCGCCAGCGATACGGCGCCGGACAGCGGCACCGACGGGCTGGCCGAAGCGCTGGGCATCTGGACCGAGAAGAGCATGTACGGCCGCACCTATATGGGGATGGAGCGCACCACCTTCCTTGTGAACGCCGACGGCACCATCGCGCAGGTCTGGCGCAAGGTGAAGGTCAAGGGCCATGCCGAAGCGGTGCTGGAGGCGGCGAAGGCGCTGGGCTGA
- the glnE gene encoding bifunctional [glutamate--ammonia ligase]-adenylyl-L-tyrosine phosphorylase/[glutamate--ammonia-ligase] adenylyltransferase gives MSAEWDDALHRARTHAPFLSDLLGREEDIAALLARGEAEAALKLALARGDPDVGVRLRRQRRALALVLGVGDLAGAFPLSRVMAELSGFADRALDTAMRDAVGARVPDYDVWGDAPIGMVALALGKQGAGELNYSSDIDPILLYDPQTIPRRDRDEPAEAAQMAARRLVQTMGSATAEGYVLRVDLRLRPASEVSPLAISYDAALTHYESSALAWERAAFIRARSASGDVAAGERFLHAIRSFVWRKSLDFGAIDEISRLVRRIRESYDGPPRPGPGYDLKRGRGGIREVEFYAQTHQLIHGGRIPELRVRGTRHALDALAQAGIIGAADANELGESYDRLRVIEHRLQMVRDRQTHALPATQEEMDNVARLDGLADGAALVAELDDVTTKVAERFDHLLEMHGGKAQPAASAPAHLAQLGFDEPAALAERIAGWKDGRVKSLRSDAALAAFAEIEPALLAALAGAPLPERAITRWEQMLARLPSAFNLFKLLAARPGLLDTLARVLALSPALADALARRSDLLDALIDRTAFALPPSVEALKREYHADAPNYERLLDRVRREVSERRFALGVQLIDHAHDPLEIAAGLSRTAEAAIDVLAGAAADNFAEEHGRIKGGQLVVLGFGRLGGGVLTHASDLDLVYLFTGDYAAESRGRRPLGATQYFNRLAQRVSAALSVPTAEGALYEVDTRLRPSGAQGLLAVSTDSFARYQREQAWTWEHMALMRARVLHGPPEAPEVLAGFVRELVAMKRDPAALKGAVLEMRAEMARHKPPAGPLDVKLLRGGLVDLEFLTHYLQLREGGGPDGAFLDPHLRAAVAALAGAGLVSGDLVAAQDLLTRLLVSLRLVAPDGMELPEAARGVLVANCLEADCQEEDGWDALLAALDKARHAVAQAWAKTFDETLEL, from the coding sequence ATGTCCGCCGAATGGGATGACGCGCTTCACCGTGCACGCACGCATGCCCCGTTCCTGTCCGACCTGCTGGGGCGCGAGGAGGATATCGCCGCCCTGCTTGCCCGCGGCGAGGCGGAGGCGGCGCTGAAGCTGGCGCTGGCGCGCGGCGATCCGGATGTCGGCGTGCGCCTGCGGCGGCAGCGGCGCGCCCTGGCACTGGTGCTGGGCGTGGGCGATCTGGCAGGCGCCTTTCCGCTTTCGCGCGTAATGGCGGAACTCAGCGGTTTTGCGGATCGCGCGCTCGACACCGCGATGCGCGATGCGGTCGGAGCCCGCGTTCCCGACTATGACGTGTGGGGCGATGCGCCGATCGGCATGGTGGCGCTTGCGCTGGGCAAGCAGGGGGCGGGAGAGCTCAACTATTCCTCCGACATCGACCCTATCCTGCTCTACGATCCCCAAACCATCCCCCGCCGCGACCGTGACGAGCCAGCAGAAGCCGCGCAAATGGCAGCACGGCGGCTGGTTCAGACCATGGGATCGGCAACGGCGGAAGGTTACGTGCTGCGCGTCGATCTTCGCCTGCGTCCGGCGAGCGAGGTCAGCCCGCTTGCCATCAGCTATGATGCGGCGCTGACGCATTACGAAAGCTCGGCTCTGGCGTGGGAGCGGGCGGCGTTCATCCGGGCGCGCAGCGCGTCGGGCGATGTCGCGGCGGGCGAGCGGTTCCTCCATGCGATCCGGTCGTTCGTATGGCGCAAGTCGCTGGACTTCGGCGCCATCGACGAGATTTCGCGCCTCGTTCGGCGGATCCGCGAAAGCTATGACGGTCCGCCGCGCCCCGGGCCGGGATACGACCTCAAGCGCGGTCGCGGCGGGATCCGCGAGGTCGAGTTCTATGCCCAGACCCATCAGCTGATCCACGGCGGGCGCATCCCCGAATTGCGGGTGCGCGGCACGCGGCATGCGCTGGACGCTCTGGCGCAAGCCGGGATCATCGGTGCAGCCGACGCAAACGAACTGGGCGAGAGCTATGACCGGCTGCGCGTCATCGAGCACCGGCTGCAGATGGTGCGCGACCGCCAGACCCATGCGCTGCCTGCCACGCAGGAGGAAATGGATAATGTCGCGCGGCTGGACGGGCTTGCCGACGGCGCGGCGCTGGTCGCCGAACTGGACGATGTGACGACGAAGGTGGCGGAGCGGTTCGACCATCTGCTCGAGATGCATGGCGGGAAGGCCCAGCCGGCGGCCTCCGCTCCGGCGCATCTGGCGCAGCTGGGGTTCGACGAACCTGCCGCGCTGGCCGAGCGGATCGCGGGCTGGAAGGACGGAAGGGTCAAGTCGCTGCGATCCGATGCCGCGCTGGCCGCCTTTGCCGAGATCGAGCCTGCGCTGCTGGCCGCGCTGGCGGGGGCGCCCTTGCCGGAGCGGGCGATCACGCGCTGGGAACAGATGCTGGCAAGGCTCCCCTCGGCCTTCAACCTGTTCAAGCTGCTGGCCGCGCGGCCCGGCCTGCTCGACACGCTGGCGCGGGTGCTGGCGCTGTCGCCCGCGCTGGCCGATGCGCTGGCGCGGCGCAGCGACTTGCTCGACGCGCTGATCGACCGCACCGCCTTTGCCCTGCCGCCGTCGGTGGAGGCGCTGAAACGTGAATATCACGCCGATGCGCCGAATTACGAGCGGCTGCTCGACCGCGTGCGCCGCGAAGTCAGCGAGCGGCGCTTCGCGCTGGGCGTGCAACTGATCGACCACGCGCATGACCCGCTGGAAATCGCCGCGGGCCTGTCGCGCACGGCAGAGGCCGCCATCGACGTGCTGGCCGGCGCCGCGGCGGATAATTTCGCCGAGGAGCATGGCAGGATCAAAGGCGGCCAGCTGGTCGTGCTGGGTTTCGGGCGGCTGGGCGGCGGCGTCTTGACCCATGCCAGCGACCTCGACCTCGTCTATCTGTTTACCGGCGACTATGCGGCGGAATCGCGCGGGCGCAGGCCGTTGGGCGCCACGCAATATTTCAACCGGCTGGCCCAGCGGGTCAGCGCTGCGCTGTCCGTCCCGACGGCGGAAGGGGCGCTGTACGAAGTCGATACGCGGCTGCGTCCTTCGGGCGCGCAGGGGCTGCTGGCGGTCAGCACCGACAGCTTCGCCCGCTATCAGCGCGAGCAGGCCTGGACGTGGGAGCACATGGCGCTGATGCGTGCGCGCGTGCTGCATGGGCCCCCCGAAGCGCCCGAGGTGCTGGCGGGCTTCGTTCGCGAGCTGGTCGCGATGAAGCGCGATCCGGCGGCGCTGAAAGGCGCGGTGCTGGAGATGCGGGCCGAGATGGCGCGCCACAAGCCGCCCGCGGGCCCGCTGGACGTCAAGCTGCTGCGCGGCGGTCTGGTCGACCTGGAATTCCTGACCCATTACCTGCAATTGCGCGAAGGGGGCGGGCCGGACGGCGCGTTCCTGGACCCGCATCTGCGCGCGGCGGTGGCAGCGCTGGCGGGGGCAGGGCTGGTATCGGGCGATCTGGTGGCGGCGCAAGACCTGCTGACCCGGCTGCTCGTATCGCTGCGGCTGGTCGCGCCCGACGGCATGGAACTGCCCGAGGCCGCGCGCGGCGTGCTGGTCGCCAATTGCCTTGAGGCCGATTGCCAAGAGGAGGACGGTTGGGACGCATTGCTCGCCGCGCTCGACAAGGCGCGCCACGCGGTGGCACAGGCCTGGGCGAAAACCTTCGACGAAACACTGGAGCTTTGA
- a CDS encoding bifunctional metallophosphatase/5'-nucleotidase — MIRPLFASLLAFGLAACASVAPSPAPVTVRIIAINDFHGNLLPHKRKSDAGPLTPDGSVFDSPVGGAAVLATAVRQLRAQNSDSLVISAGDLISASPLVSSLFLDEPSVEVMNRIGLDFNAVGNHELDRGWRELLRMQNGGCEQFGLRQPCQIDNPFRGANFQFLAANVTMPGGSALLPAYGIRRFGSGEREVAVAVIGLPLRDVPALVPPAGIEGLRFGDEADAVNALVPRLLEQGVDAIVVAIHQGFERDGFYDAGDDCGGAIGPLDDILKRLDPRVDLVISGHTHRYYICEYSQFDPARDFLVTSTGYGSGMVADLVVTVDPAQHDVRVKAAEMVLVQSEDPNFRRFAPDPEIEAYVARYQDASRAASERPAGRISGPAREDGWENALGNLIADAQLAATRANGAQIAFMNEGGVRADLVPESADGAVTFGQIYAVQPFGNVLVTMDLTGAQIAAALDQQFTMPDSPEILSVSEGFTYTLDRTKPAGQRVSDLRLNGQPIDPDVRYRVTVNNFLAGGGDRFTVFSQPEDKTIGPVDLDAFEAWIDGEGGRELPATDRITIIGE; from the coding sequence ATGATTCGCCCCCTTTTCGCTTCGCTGCTTGCATTCGGTCTTGCTGCCTGCGCCAGCGTGGCCCCTTCGCCGGCCCCGGTTACCGTCCGGATCATCGCCATCAACGACTTCCACGGCAATCTGCTGCCGCATAAGCGCAAGAGCGATGCCGGGCCACTGACGCCGGATGGCAGCGTATTCGATTCCCCGGTCGGCGGCGCGGCGGTGCTGGCCACGGCGGTGCGGCAATTGCGGGCGCAGAACAGCGATTCGCTGGTGATCTCGGCCGGCGACCTGATCAGTGCCAGCCCGCTCGTCTCTTCTTTGTTCCTCGACGAGCCATCGGTCGAGGTGATGAATCGCATCGGGCTGGATTTCAACGCGGTCGGCAATCACGAACTCGATCGCGGCTGGCGCGAATTGCTGCGCATGCAGAACGGCGGCTGCGAGCAGTTCGGCCTGCGCCAACCATGCCAGATCGACAATCCGTTCAGGGGCGCAAATTTCCAGTTCCTTGCCGCCAATGTAACGATGCCCGGCGGATCCGCCCTGCTGCCCGCCTATGGCATCAGACGCTTCGGTTCGGGAGAGCGCGAAGTGGCCGTCGCGGTCATCGGCCTGCCGCTGCGCGACGTGCCCGCGCTGGTGCCGCCCGCCGGGATCGAGGGGCTGCGCTTTGGCGACGAGGCGGATGCGGTCAATGCACTGGTGCCCCGGCTGCTGGAACAGGGCGTGGATGCGATCGTCGTCGCCATCCACCAGGGTTTCGAACGCGACGGTTTCTATGATGCGGGCGATGATTGCGGCGGCGCGATCGGCCCGCTCGACGATATTCTGAAGCGGCTGGATCCGCGCGTGGATCTCGTCATATCGGGCCATACGCATCGCTATTACATCTGCGAATACAGCCAGTTCGATCCGGCGCGCGACTTTCTGGTGACCAGCACCGGCTATGGGTCGGGCATGGTCGCAGATCTGGTGGTGACGGTCGATCCCGCGCAGCATGACGTGCGGGTGAAGGCTGCCGAAATGGTGCTGGTCCAGTCCGAGGATCCGAACTTCCGCCGTTTCGCGCCCGATCCCGAAATCGAAGCCTATGTCGCGCGCTATCAGGATGCTTCCCGCGCGGCGTCCGAGCGGCCCGCGGGGCGCATATCCGGTCCGGCGAGGGAGGATGGCTGGGAAAACGCGCTGGGCAATCTGATCGCGGACGCGCAGCTCGCCGCGACGCGCGCGAACGGCGCGCAGATCGCCTTCATGAACGAGGGCGGAGTGCGCGCCGACCTGGTGCCCGAAAGCGCGGACGGCGCCGTGACCTTTGGGCAGATCTATGCGGTGCAGCCGTTCGGCAATGTGCTGGTGACGATGGATCTGACCGGTGCGCAGATCGCCGCCGCGCTCGATCAGCAGTTCACGATGCCCGATTCGCCCGAGATCCTGTCGGTGTCCGAAGGCTTTACCTATACGCTCGACCGGACGAAGCCGGCGGGGCAGCGCGTGTCGGACCTGCGGCTGAACGGCCAGCCGATCGATCCCGATGTCCGCTACCGGGTGACGGTGAACAATTTCCTCGCGGGCGGCGGCGACCGCTTCACGGTATTCTCGCAGCCCGAGGACAAGACGATCGGCCCGGTGGACCTCGACGCGTTCGAGGCCTGGATCGATGGCGAAGGCGGGCGGGAACTGCCCGCGACCGACCGGATCACGATCATCGGCGAATAG
- a CDS encoding lysozyme: MSKPYDPAAPDITPRIAAELIAHEGIVCEAYLDSVGVWTWSVGLTDASGHKVGRYRDNPQSLSHCMAVFVWALRRNYLPAVLAAFGSYRPPEHELAAALSFHWNTGGIARAEWMKLVMAGDREGARAAMLNWAKPASLLGRRRKEQALFFDGIWSEDGKALVYAVAKPSYRPVNGKRVAVADLLANVLADEGDAPAEAPAAPEPAAPSASACNAEPQLSWLRRIFGFG, from the coding sequence ATGTCCAAGCCCTATGACCCCGCCGCCCCCGACATCACGCCGCGCATCGCCGCCGAACTGATCGCGCATGAGGGGATCGTCTGCGAAGCCTATCTCGATTCGGTCGGCGTCTGGACATGGAGTGTCGGGCTGACCGATGCGTCGGGCCACAAGGTCGGGCGTTATCGCGATAATCCGCAGTCGCTGTCGCATTGCATGGCGGTGTTCGTCTGGGCGCTGCGCCGCAATTACCTGCCCGCCGTCCTGGCCGCCTTCGGCTCGTACCGGCCGCCGGAGCATGAGCTGGCCGCCGCGCTGTCGTTCCACTGGAATACAGGCGGCATCGCGCGGGCCGAATGGATGAAGCTGGTCATGGCGGGCGACCGCGAAGGTGCCCGCGCGGCGATGCTCAACTGGGCCAAGCCCGCTTCGCTGCTGGGCCGCCGCCGCAAGGAGCAGGCACTGTTCTTCGACGGCATCTGGAGCGAGGACGGCAAGGCGCTGGTCTATGCGGTCGCCAAGCCGTCCTATCGCCCGGTCAACGGCAAGCGCGTAGCGGTCGCCGACCTGCTGGCCAATGTGCTGGCAGATGAAGGCGACGCGCCGGCCGAAGCACCGGCTGCCCCCGAACCCGCCGCGCCCTCCGCTTCGGCCTGCAACGCCGAGCCGCAGCTGTCATGGCTGCGCCGGATCTTCGGGTTCGGCTGA
- the metK gene encoding methionine adenosyltransferase yields MRQNFLFTSESVSEGHPDKVSDQISDAIVDLMLAKDPEARVACETMTTTQRVVLSGEIRCKPMYDKDREEWKFNNYWAPGARDEIEAAVRRTVKEIGYEQTGFHWETLTFENHLHGQSAEIAQGVDADEATNKDEGAGDQGIMFGFACDETPDLMPATLDYSHKILQRLANDRKSGDAPFLEPDAKSQVTLRFEDGKPSACTAIVVSTQHKPGYHTGEKEAELKAYVKKVVAEIMPHNLLSDETVYHINPTGAFEIGGPDGDAGLTGRKIIVDTYGGAAPHGGGAFSGKDPTKVDRSAAYIARYLAKNIVAAGLAKRCTMQLSYAIGVAHPLSIYVDTHGTCAEGVSDAALEDAIRGIESLGGLTPRGIRTRLQLNRPIYRSSAAYGHFGRTAADGMFPWEQTDLVEELKAALKTPVTA; encoded by the coding sequence ATGCGTCAGAACTTCCTCTTCACCTCGGAAAGCGTCTCTGAGGGTCACCCCGACAAGGTATCGGACCAGATATCCGACGCCATCGTCGACCTGATGCTCGCAAAGGATCCGGAAGCGCGCGTGGCGTGCGAGACGATGACGACGACCCAGCGCGTCGTGCTGTCGGGCGAGATCCGCTGCAAGCCGATGTACGACAAGGACCGGGAGGAGTGGAAGTTCAACAACTACTGGGCCCCCGGCGCGCGTGACGAGATCGAGGCGGCGGTACGACGCACCGTCAAGGAGATCGGTTACGAGCAGACCGGTTTCCACTGGGAAACGCTGACGTTCGAAAATCACCTGCACGGCCAGTCGGCCGAGATCGCGCAGGGCGTGGACGCTGACGAGGCGACCAACAAGGACGAAGGCGCGGGCGACCAGGGCATCATGTTCGGCTTTGCCTGCGACGAGACGCCGGACCTGATGCCGGCGACGCTGGATTACAGCCACAAGATCCTTCAGCGGCTAGCAAACGACCGCAAATCGGGCGACGCGCCGTTCCTTGAGCCTGATGCCAAGAGCCAGGTGACGCTGCGGTTCGAGGACGGCAAGCCTTCCGCCTGTACCGCCATCGTGGTCTCTACCCAGCACAAGCCGGGCTATCACACCGGCGAGAAGGAAGCCGAGCTGAAGGCCTATGTGAAGAAGGTCGTGGCCGAGATCATGCCCCACAACCTGCTGTCCGACGAAACGGTCTATCACATCAACCCGACCGGCGCGTTCGAGATCGGCGGACCCGACGGCGATGCTGGCCTGACGGGCCGCAAGATCATCGTCGACACCTATGGCGGCGCGGCTCCGCACGGGGGCGGCGCGTTTTCGGGCAAGGATCCGACCAAGGTCGACCGTTCGGCGGCCTATATCGCGCGCTATCTGGCCAAGAACATCGTCGCGGCGGGCCTGGCGAAGCGCTGCACGATGCAGCTGTCCTATGCGATCGGCGTGGCGCATCCGCTGTCGATCTATGTCGATACGCACGGCACCTGCGCCGAGGGCGTCAGCGATGCCGCGCTGGAAGATGCGATCCGCGGAATCGAATCGCTGGGCGGGCTTACGCCGCGCGGTATTCGTACGCGGCTGCAGCTCAATCGCCCGATCTACCGGTCGTCGGCGGCCTATGGTCATTTCGGCCGGACGGCTGCGGACGGCATGTTCCCATGGGAACAGACCGACCTGGTCGAGGAGCTGAAGGCAGCGCTGAAGACCCCCGTCACGGCCTGA
- the lnt gene encoding apolipoprotein N-acyltransferase — translation MRARPVTGARWSRPAVALGCGLASATGFVPLGWWPVALAALAGLIALGFSAPTAGRAFRTGWLFGLGHFALGLNWIATAFTYQAAMPAWLGWVGVVLLSAFLAVYPGLTMLAAWGLTIHRRARDRLSPVAFLFAFASLWILGEFLRATVFTGFAWNPLAAIAVGGFERPGLAITAQFLGTYALSGLVVLLAGCWWLAVRRLRVSLAAVILAALPVAMMLAPWPMVGQRPGTLAFRLVQPDIRQEVLNEPPWFERNFVKTVQLSGLPAAEDETRLVIWPESGVPDYLRPGYPRRYYQQATFAADPEIARARIATLLGPGSLLLTGTIDLVISPEEYRATGAENVVTAIAPDGDIVGGYAKAHLVPFGEYLPLRLLLEPIGLTRLVPGTLDFRAGPGPRTLDLGRWGKAGVQICYEIIFSGEVVDPENRPDYIINPSNDGWFGAWGPPQHLAQARLRAIEEGLPVMRATTTGISAVIDAGGIVRAHVPRHQAAAIEGEVPPALSPTPFARLGLGLSLAWGLLLFGIALVALRRRGV, via the coding sequence ATGCGCGCCCGGCCTGTGACCGGCGCGCGCTGGTCCAGGCCGGCGGTTGCGCTTGGCTGCGGTCTGGCCTCGGCGACCGGTTTCGTGCCGCTCGGCTGGTGGCCGGTGGCGCTTGCGGCGCTGGCCGGATTGATCGCGCTGGGCTTCAGCGCACCGACCGCAGGGCGGGCGTTTCGTACCGGCTGGCTGTTCGGGCTGGGGCATTTCGCACTCGGCCTCAACTGGATCGCCACCGCATTCACCTATCAGGCGGCGATGCCGGCATGGCTCGGCTGGGTCGGCGTGGTCCTGCTTTCCGCGTTCCTGGCGGTCTATCCGGGCCTCACGATGCTGGCGGCATGGGGACTGACCATTCATCGCCGCGCGCGGGATCGTCTTTCTCCCGTCGCTTTCCTGTTCGCTTTCGCGTCTTTGTGGATCCTGGGCGAGTTCCTGCGCGCCACGGTCTTCACCGGCTTTGCCTGGAACCCGCTGGCGGCGATCGCGGTTGGCGGGTTCGAACGGCCGGGGCTGGCGATCACGGCCCAATTCCTTGGTACCTATGCGCTTTCCGGCCTCGTCGTGCTTCTGGCGGGATGCTGGTGGCTTGCCGTCCGGCGATTGCGTGTTTCGCTTGCGGCAGTGATCCTTGCCGCACTGCCGGTCGCGATGATGCTGGCACCTTGGCCCATGGTTGGGCAGCGCCCAGGCACGCTAGCGTTCCGGCTGGTCCAGCCTGACATTCGGCAGGAAGTCCTGAACGAGCCGCCGTGGTTCGAGCGCAATTTCGTCAAGACGGTCCAGCTGTCCGGCCTGCCCGCAGCAGAGGATGAGACACGGCTGGTGATCTGGCCCGAATCGGGCGTGCCCGATTATCTGCGGCCGGGTTATCCGCGCCGCTATTACCAGCAGGCGACCTTCGCCGCCGATCCCGAGATTGCCCGCGCGCGCATCGCGACCCTGCTCGGTCCGGGTTCGCTGCTGCTGACCGGTACCATCGACCTTGTCATCTCGCCCGAGGAATACCGGGCGACGGGCGCGGAAAACGTGGTGACCGCGATCGCTCCCGACGGGGACATCGTCGGCGGCTATGCCAAGGCGCACCTTGTGCCGTTCGGCGAATATCTGCCGCTTCGCCTGCTGCTGGAACCGATCGGCCTGACGCGCCTGGTGCCCGGCACGCTGGACTTCCGCGCCGGTCCCGGACCGCGGACGCTCGACCTGGGGCGCTGGGGCAAGGCGGGCGTGCAGATCTGCTATGAAATCATCTTCTCGGGCGAGGTCGTCGATCCTGAAAACCGGCCCGATTACATCATCAATCCATCCAACGACGGCTGGTTCGGTGCGTGGGGACCGCCGCAGCACCTGGCGCAGGCACGGCTGCGCGCGATCGAGGAGGGGCTGCCCGTCATGCGCGCAACCACCACCGGGATCAGCGCGGTGATCGACGCGGGCGGCATAGTCCGCGCGCATGTCCCGCGCCACCAGGCCGCCGCGATCGAGGGCGAGGTGCCGCCCGCCCTGTCGCCCACGCCCTTCGCCCGTCTGGGACTGGGGCTTTCGCTGGCCTGGGGGCTGTTACTCTTTGGGATTGCGCTTGTTGCCTTGCGGCGGCGCGGGGTTTAA
- a CDS encoding DUF4167 domain-containing protein has translation MNSNRGNNRRRGRNNNRSQGGGQNLNRIDSRARGNAPQLLDKYKKLAEEASRNGDRVQAEYYLQFADHYFRVIADGKPRQDEQRQKRDDARGDRDNDDDSNDDENDNRGSDNRGGDNRGNDSRANDSRGNDGDRDNRSRRDSSDDNPFVRDNRQRRPRRSRSDETADSDETEGSVDNAGGLDPQALPPAIGDTGSDDAAAEKPKRTRRPRKPKASEAAESDDSDMQQAVNG, from the coding sequence TTGAACAGCAATCGTGGCAATAACCGCCGCCGTGGCCGCAATAATAATCGGTCGCAGGGTGGCGGGCAGAATCTGAACCGGATCGACAGCCGGGCGCGCGGCAATGCGCCGCAACTTCTCGACAAGTATAAAAAGCTTGCCGAGGAAGCATCGCGCAACGGCGATCGTGTCCAGGCCGAATATTATCTGCAGTTCGCCGACCATTATTTCCGCGTCATCGCCGACGGCAAACCGCGTCAGGACGAGCAACGCCAGAAGCGCGACGACGCGCGCGGCGACCGCGACAACGACGACGATTCGAACGACGACGAGAACGACAACCGCGGCAGCGACAATCGTGGCGGTGACAATCGAGGCAACGATAGCCGCGCAAACGACAGTCGCGGCAACGATGGCGACCGCGACAATCGTTCGCGCCGCGATTCGTCCGACGACAATCCGTTCGTCCGCGACAATCGCCAACGCCGCCCGCGTCGTTCGCGCAGCGACGAAACCGCCGACAGCGACGAGACGGAAGGGTCGGTCGACAACGCAGGCGGCCTCGATCCGCAGGCGCTGCCGCCCGCGATCGGCGACACCGGATCCGACGACGCGGCGGCCGAAAAGCCCAAGCGTACGCGCCGTCCGCGCAAGCCCAAGGCATCCGAAGCCGCGGAAAGCGACGACAGCGACATGCAGCAGGCCGTGAACGGCTAA